One window of the Acaryochloris sp. CCMEE 5410 genome contains the following:
- a CDS encoding NAD(P)-dependent oxidoreductase: MTDSQSSPTVLISGANGYFGGIACQFFRDQSWTVLTATRRPDADVPFDLNQPDQFAAQTLEQPVDLFIHAAAAHEVTCRNQPYQSIFQNVAGTRAALDFCVANHISRFVYLSTFHVFGHPTGHIDESTTPLPANDYGLSHLQSEDYLRLYRREQSLQTLVLRPSNFFGVPADVKSCNRWTLTPLGFCQSAVEEKQIVLRTPGYQRRNFIAVPDICGAIAAAYPQMDTLDLLHLPGPETLSIRGLAQLVQRVMKERFDIAIDVVLPDGEPIKDTFTYTSQRLAAVYQPQLTLENFVFELCQRLLSA; the protein is encoded by the coding sequence ATGACTGATTCCCAGTCCTCCCCAACGGTCCTAATTTCCGGAGCCAACGGCTATTTTGGCGGTATCGCTTGCCAGTTCTTTCGGGATCAGTCCTGGACCGTGTTAACGGCAACCCGGCGTCCTGACGCGGATGTCCCGTTTGATCTCAATCAGCCGGACCAGTTTGCCGCCCAAACCCTAGAGCAACCCGTTGATTTGTTTATTCATGCGGCAGCTGCCCATGAAGTTACCTGTCGGAATCAGCCCTATCAAAGCATTTTTCAGAATGTTGCCGGTACCCGAGCTGCCTTGGACTTTTGTGTGGCCAACCATATTTCGCGGTTTGTATACCTATCGACCTTTCATGTCTTTGGCCATCCCACGGGTCATATTGATGAATCCACAACGCCGTTACCGGCAAATGACTACGGCTTAAGTCATTTACAGTCGGAAGATTACTTGCGGCTATACCGGCGAGAGCAGTCTCTACAGACCCTAGTGTTGAGACCGAGCAATTTTTTCGGTGTCCCGGCTGATGTGAAAAGCTGCAATCGCTGGACCTTAACCCCCTTAGGGTTTTGTCAGTCTGCAGTTGAAGAGAAACAGATTGTCCTGAGAACGCCGGGCTATCAACGTCGAAACTTTATTGCCGTCCCAGATATCTGTGGTGCGATCGCAGCTGCGTATCCCCAAATGGACACCCTCGATCTCCTCCATTTGCCAGGCCCAGAAACCCTTAGTATTCGAGGGCTGGCTCAACTGGTCCAACGGGTGATGAAAGAGCGGTTTGATATTGCGATTGATGTCGTCCTGCCGGATGGAGAACCGATAAAAGATACATTTACCTATACCAGCCAACGATTAGCAGCCGTTTATCAACCCCAACTCACCCTAGAAAATTTTGTGTTTGAATTGTGTCAACGGTTGCTATCCGCCTAA
- a CDS encoding DUF563 domain-containing protein, whose translation MVLGTLSGNMPETISNALKPIIRPLFSWAVLKPAIAYLLPRQTVAQAFGKDHPKHRRFPPETIATPEIKDMPPFDGPFAYLESETYTTHDIFSTILEDVLVEPGNGIVLTSSRKVIAESMYPQMDDITIYGALLNKSFIRRRLFEEPVQEISGYASIYQGLPNGYYHKFIDLVPRCSLLSQPEYADIDNIQLLYSDPVSETETLLVPKLIPDNVTLTKLEPSQLYRVEKLILPTFLTQFGSGYLPQAYIQQLRQAIFPKRPSTRNKRIYISRAQSAKGLKKRHIVNEAELIAALKPLGFEIYELEDFSLEEKVELFYDAEIVVGAYGGGITHVLFSESVKILELQVMAKTQTYYYYLAKALGHDYRFWFSDKANNRENFEVDVSQVLQLLEGWC comes from the coding sequence ATGGTTTTAGGAACACTCTCTGGAAATATGCCTGAAACAATCTCGAATGCATTAAAGCCGATCATTCGTCCCCTGTTTAGTTGGGCCGTACTCAAACCTGCGATCGCATATCTACTCCCTCGGCAAACCGTGGCCCAAGCCTTTGGTAAAGACCATCCGAAGCATCGGCGCTTCCCCCCAGAAACCATTGCCACGCCTGAAATCAAAGATATGCCGCCCTTTGACGGTCCCTTTGCCTATCTGGAAAGTGAAACCTATACCACCCACGATATTTTTTCTACGATATTAGAAGACGTTTTAGTCGAACCGGGCAACGGCATTGTCTTAACCTCTTCCCGTAAAGTGATTGCCGAGTCCATGTATCCCCAGATGGATGACATCACCATTTATGGGGCCTTACTCAACAAGAGCTTTATCCGACGCAGACTGTTTGAGGAGCCAGTGCAGGAGATTTCAGGGTATGCCAGCATCTATCAAGGCTTGCCCAATGGCTACTACCACAAATTTATCGACTTAGTGCCCCGTTGTTCCCTCCTCAGCCAGCCGGAATATGCCGACATAGACAATATTCAGCTCCTTTATTCCGATCCCGTGTCCGAGACAGAAACGTTACTCGTGCCGAAACTGATTCCTGACAATGTCACCTTAACCAAATTAGAACCCAGTCAGCTTTATCGGGTTGAAAAGTTGATTTTGCCGACGTTCCTGACTCAGTTTGGGTCTGGCTATCTGCCTCAAGCCTATATCCAACAGCTCAGACAAGCAATTTTCCCGAAGCGTCCGTCTACCCGGAACAAACGGATCTATATTTCCCGAGCCCAGTCCGCCAAGGGGCTAAAAAAACGGCATATTGTCAATGAAGCGGAATTGATTGCAGCCCTGAAACCGTTAGGCTTTGAAATCTATGAGCTAGAAGACTTTTCATTAGAAGAAAAAGTTGAACTTTTCTATGATGCTGAAATTGTCGTTGGTGCCTACGGCGGTGGGATAACCCACGTGCTCTTTTCTGAGTCTGTGAAAATCTTAGAACTACAGGTGATGGCGAAAACGCAAACCTATTACTATTACTTAGCGAAAGCCTTGGGCCATGATTATCGTTTCTGGTTCTCGGATAAAGCCAATAACCGCGAGAACTTCGAAGTGGATGTTTCTCAGGTTTTGCAGTTACTGGAAGGTTGGTGCTAA
- a CDS encoding SIS domain-containing protein, translating into MQSLIQTTQPTFASQVDRLLLLEAEAIAKAAERLQPDQVNKAVDLMIRCSGKVVLSGVGKSGIVARKIAATLTSVGVMAVFLHPVEALHGDLGIVATNDVVIVLSNSGETDELIAMLPCLKQRQVPLIALVGNVKSTLADEADVVLAATVDQEACPMNLAPTASTTVAIAIGDALAMTVTHAKGVTPEAFAVNHPAGRLGKRLTIKVSDLMHQGPEHPCISSEASWLEIVTSISQGGLGAVNVVNAQQQLLGIVTDGDLRRAMEKIRPVDLEQMKAEKIMTANPITAAPDQLAYDALQVMEDRPSQISVLPVVDLDDRCVGVLRLHDIAQAGLI; encoded by the coding sequence ATGCAATCTCTGATTCAAACGACCCAACCCACCTTTGCCTCTCAAGTGGATAGGCTGCTCCTTTTAGAGGCCGAAGCGATTGCCAAAGCGGCAGAACGATTACAGCCTGACCAGGTGAATAAGGCCGTCGATTTGATGATTCGGTGTTCGGGGAAAGTGGTGTTGTCGGGGGTGGGCAAATCAGGAATTGTGGCTCGCAAAATCGCCGCCACCCTCACCAGCGTCGGCGTGATGGCAGTCTTTCTCCACCCCGTGGAAGCCCTGCATGGGGATTTAGGCATCGTCGCCACGAATGATGTCGTTATTGTGCTGAGCAACAGTGGTGAAACGGATGAACTCATTGCCATGTTGCCTTGTTTGAAGCAGCGCCAAGTTCCCCTCATTGCCCTAGTGGGGAATGTCAAATCGACTTTGGCCGATGAAGCGGATGTCGTCTTAGCAGCCACTGTTGATCAAGAAGCCTGCCCGATGAATTTAGCGCCTACGGCCAGTACGACGGTTGCGATCGCAATCGGTGATGCCCTAGCCATGACCGTCACCCATGCCAAAGGCGTTACCCCTGAAGCCTTTGCCGTCAACCACCCGGCCGGTCGCCTCGGCAAACGCTTAACCATTAAGGTCTCGGATTTGATGCACCAAGGCCCCGAGCATCCTTGTATTTCCTCGGAAGCCAGCTGGTTAGAAATTGTCACCAGCATCAGCCAGGGCGGCTTAGGAGCCGTTAACGTAGTGAATGCTCAACAGCAGCTGCTGGGCATTGTCACGGATGGCGATCTGCGTCGCGCCATGGAGAAGATTCGTCCCGTCGACTTGGAGCAGATGAAGGCAGAAAAAATTATGACGGCGAATCCCATCACGGCCGCCCCCGACCAATTAGCCTACGATGCCCTCCAGGTCATGGAAGATCGTCCGTCTCAAATTTCGGTCTTGCCCGTTGTCGATCTAGACGATCGTTGCGTGGGAGTATTGAGACTGCACGATATTGCTCAAGCGGGTCTTATATGA
- the kdsB gene encoding 3-deoxy-manno-octulosonate cytidylyltransferase, translating into MNILAVIPARYQSQRFPGKPLVMLDERPMVQWVYEAAKSCDFFQDAVVATDSDKIADCVKGFGGKVVMTRDDHLTGTDRVAEVAGFYDDMDVVVNVQGDQPFVTPEALEQLVRPYREGERPEMTTLGCPLDMEEDYASPNAVKVLCDRNGHALYFSRSPIPYFRNQGKVPVYHHLGLYAFRHDFLMQYSQLEPTPFETCEGLEQLRVLEYGYAIKVCQTQKAAIEINTPEDLVKAQLFIQQGMTS; encoded by the coding sequence ATGAATATTCTTGCGGTCATCCCTGCCCGCTATCAATCTCAACGCTTTCCTGGCAAGCCCTTAGTGATGCTAGATGAGCGGCCTATGGTTCAGTGGGTGTATGAAGCAGCGAAAAGCTGCGATTTTTTTCAAGATGCGGTAGTCGCCACGGATAGCGACAAAATTGCCGACTGTGTCAAAGGGTTTGGCGGCAAAGTGGTGATGACCCGAGACGATCACCTCACGGGCACCGATCGCGTTGCCGAGGTCGCGGGTTTCTACGATGACATGGATGTCGTTGTTAACGTTCAGGGGGATCAACCCTTTGTCACTCCGGAAGCCCTAGAACAACTCGTCCGACCCTACCGAGAGGGCGAACGCCCCGAGATGACCACCCTGGGCTGTCCTTTAGATATGGAAGAGGATTACGCCAGCCCAAATGCGGTGAAAGTATTGTGCGATCGCAATGGCCATGCCCTCTATTTTTCCCGCTCTCCCATCCCCTATTTTCGCAATCAGGGCAAGGTTCCGGTCTATCACCACTTGGGACTCTACGCCTTTCGCCATGACTTCCTCATGCAGTACTCCCAACTGGAGCCGACCCCCTTTGAAACCTGCGAAGGCTTAGAACAATTGCGGGTTTTAGAATATGGCTATGCCATTAAGGTCTGCCAAACCCAAAAAGCGGCAATTGAAATCAATACCCCCGAGGATTTAGTTAAAGCCCAGTTATTCATCCAACAAGGAATGACCTCATGA
- the kdsA gene encoding 3-deoxy-8-phosphooctulonate synthase: MIRTQVTDTLAIGEGCPLTLLSGPCVIESEDFTLKMASGIARICEKLGISYVFKSSFDKANRTSISSFRGHPMEEGLRILQRVKDEVGVPVVTDIHESHQAAPVAEVADILQIPAFLCRQTDLLMAAAATGRTINVKKGQFLAPWDMKNVVSKLESGGAKKILLTERGTSFGYNALVVDFRSLPQMRSFGYPVVFDATHSVQMPGGQGSSSGGQREYAPYLARAAAAIGVDALFMEVHENPDQAPSDGPNMIPLHQLEDVLRPILEVHKIMNSTPVLA, from the coding sequence ATGATCCGTACTCAAGTGACTGATACATTAGCCATCGGCGAAGGATGTCCGCTGACACTGCTGAGTGGTCCCTGTGTGATTGAATCCGAAGACTTTACTTTAAAAATGGCCTCGGGTATCGCTCGCATCTGTGAGAAGCTGGGCATTTCCTATGTGTTTAAATCTTCCTTTGATAAAGCCAACCGCACCTCTATTAGCTCCTTTCGGGGACACCCCATGGAAGAAGGTCTGAGAATTCTCCAGCGGGTCAAAGATGAGGTGGGGGTTCCTGTTGTTACGGATATTCATGAAAGTCATCAGGCAGCCCCCGTGGCAGAAGTGGCCGATATCCTCCAAATCCCCGCTTTTTTATGTCGGCAAACGGATCTCCTGATGGCGGCAGCAGCCACAGGGCGCACCATTAACGTCAAAAAAGGGCAATTTTTAGCCCCCTGGGACATGAAAAATGTGGTCAGCAAACTGGAATCGGGCGGTGCCAAGAAAATCCTGTTAACGGAGCGCGGCACCAGCTTTGGTTATAACGCCCTCGTCGTTGATTTTCGGTCTCTGCCCCAAATGCGCAGCTTTGGGTATCCCGTGGTCTTTGATGCCACCCACAGTGTCCAAATGCCCGGCGGCCAAGGCAGCAGTTCCGGTGGCCAGCGAGAATATGCCCCCTATCTGGCTCGGGCAGCCGCGGCCATTGGTGTGGATGCCCTATTTATGGAAGTGCATGAGAATCCCGACCAGGCTCCCAGCGATGGTCCTAATATGATCCCACTCCATCAGCTCGAAGATGTGTTGCGGCCCATCCTTGAGGTGCATAAAATCATGAACTCCACTCCCGTATTAGCTTGA
- a CDS encoding HAD family hydrolase, protein MSISSDLQSRLANVKLLALDVDGVLTDGGLYYTETGTELKKFNVKDGQGLKLLMQSGVDVAIITASDSPVTRHRAKKLGIQHVFLGVEEKLSVLKSLCQTLNIELSQVAYAGDDVNDVPILQNIGCPFTVNDAMPANRGAAIYITQKNGGCGAVRELCDLLIQSQAGFSS, encoded by the coding sequence ATGAGTATCTCCTCAGACCTACAATCCCGGCTCGCCAACGTTAAGCTCTTGGCCTTAGATGTAGATGGCGTCTTAACGGATGGCGGGCTGTATTATACGGAAACCGGCACCGAACTGAAAAAGTTTAATGTCAAAGACGGTCAAGGCTTAAAGCTCTTGATGCAGTCAGGGGTTGACGTTGCCATTATTACAGCCAGCGATTCCCCCGTAACGCGGCATCGAGCCAAAAAGCTCGGCATTCAGCACGTCTTTCTTGGGGTTGAAGAGAAACTCTCGGTACTCAAATCCCTCTGCCAAACCCTCAATATTGAACTGTCCCAGGTGGCCTATGCAGGGGATGATGTCAATGATGTGCCCATCTTGCAGAATATTGGCTGTCCCTTCACGGTGAATGATGCCATGCCGGCTAACCGAGGCGCTGCCATTTACATTACTCAGAAGAATGGAGGATGTGGCGCAGTACGAGAGCTTTGTGATTTACTGATTCAAAGTCAGGCCGGTTTCTCATCCTAG
- a CDS encoding UDP-N-acetylglucosamine 2-epimerase, which produces MQQKLKLRSRQDIVPLEKAVLGQYYFPLQEYLGFDEKLAMLLKALPLRLSRLSTQPEITFFLYSKACERLLIPLLLHLAESGILERQGIKLNLIVLPGIHQLQLVPQTLEKVSALGITPQANYLSLVRACLSPQDKVVVFCLDHRELYEFHRCGVDTADQLRQFGVKTLSIQHGGTRKDSVKGLASTVSDLIMVWGKRVERELIQDYGVDPQRVRVVGNPLHDVLNSLDSQAALATLQQCYPQVQPQLPQKKIVVLAACLHTEYQGYGDEAQLYRQYIQHIYESLDFSKVLLLIKMHPNDQRNPNLYQQAAQQCADLGSVIVIEPEVTELSVYALLSIADLLLTRSSTVAEEALMMGKKVVAFDLFAEGPSKGYKHLEEYGVYQTVYAEPKPALKTQIEQMLFDGDLDHSTEIDLAAEFTYALDGQSTQRAVDEIVTHLSAG; this is translated from the coding sequence ATGCAACAAAAGCTAAAACTCCGGTCGCGTCAGGATATTGTCCCCCTGGAAAAAGCGGTTCTGGGACAATACTATTTTCCCTTGCAAGAATATCTGGGCTTTGATGAAAAGTTAGCGATGCTGCTTAAAGCATTGCCGCTGCGGCTTTCTCGTTTATCAACCCAGCCAGAAATTACCTTCTTTCTCTATTCCAAAGCTTGTGAACGGTTATTAATCCCCCTCCTGCTACACCTCGCTGAAAGTGGCATCCTTGAACGTCAAGGTATCAAGCTAAACCTGATCGTACTACCGGGGATTCATCAACTACAGCTCGTCCCTCAAACCCTAGAAAAAGTGAGCGCTCTAGGCATCACTCCCCAAGCCAACTATTTGAGCCTGGTTCGGGCTTGTTTATCTCCCCAAGATAAAGTGGTGGTCTTTTGCTTAGATCACCGAGAACTCTATGAGTTTCACCGATGTGGGGTCGATACCGCCGATCAGCTTCGCCAATTTGGCGTTAAAACCCTTTCAATTCAACATGGCGGCACTCGCAAAGACTCCGTTAAGGGCCTCGCTTCTACGGTCTCAGACCTGATTATGGTGTGGGGTAAGCGAGTGGAACGGGAATTAATTCAAGACTATGGGGTCGATCCACAGCGGGTTCGAGTGGTGGGCAATCCATTACATGATGTCCTCAACAGCCTGGATTCCCAAGCCGCATTGGCAACGCTGCAACAATGCTATCCCCAGGTCCAACCGCAACTACCCCAGAAGAAAATTGTAGTGTTGGCGGCCTGCCTGCATACGGAATATCAGGGATATGGAGATGAAGCTCAGCTCTATCGGCAGTATATTCAACATATTTATGAAAGCCTGGATTTCTCCAAGGTGTTGTTGTTGATCAAAATGCATCCCAACGATCAGAGAAATCCAAATTTATATCAGCAAGCGGCCCAGCAATGTGCGGATCTGGGGTCAGTCATTGTGATCGAACCAGAGGTCACAGAACTCAGCGTGTATGCCCTACTTTCCATCGCTGATTTACTGCTAACGCGCAGCTCTACAGTGGCGGAGGAAGCCTTAATGATGGGCAAGAAAGTGGTTGCCTTTGATTTATTTGCAGAGGGACCTTCTAAAGGCTATAAACACCTAGAAGAATATGGCGTCTACCAGACCGTATATGCAGAGCCTAAACCCGCTTTAAAGACGCAAATTGAGCAAATGTTATTTGATGGGGACTTAGATCACAGTACTGAGATCGATCTTGCAGCAGAATTTACCTATGCCTTAGATGGCCAATCCACTCAACGAGCTGTTGATGAAATTGTGACACACCTATCTGCTGGCTAG